The proteins below come from a single Polynucleobacter sp. MWH-UH23A genomic window:
- the purU gene encoding formyltetrahydrofolate deformylase, whose product MTTENYYLTLTCPNKPGIVAAVSTYIFQAGGDIEEAQQFDDKASKRFFMRVSFSCPTDGNTLRSGFTEIAKRFELTWNLRAVKDLKRVLIMASKLDHCLVDLLYRWRIGELPMIICGIVSNHPRDVYASIDFADIPFYHLPVTPETKPAQEAKLLDIIAESKVDMVILARYMQILSDDLSTKLSGRCINVHHSFLPSFKGAKPYHQAHARGIKLIGATAHFVTSDLDEGPIIEQDVTRVTHGDTPEDLVRKGRDLERTVLSRALRYYLHDRVLINGATSVVFSD is encoded by the coding sequence ATGACAACTGAAAACTATTACCTCACCCTAACCTGCCCAAACAAACCTGGAATTGTGGCCGCCGTATCCACTTATATCTTCCAAGCAGGTGGCGACATCGAAGAGGCGCAACAGTTTGATGACAAAGCATCAAAACGCTTCTTTATGCGCGTTAGCTTTAGCTGTCCAACAGATGGCAATACTTTGCGATCTGGTTTTACCGAAATCGCAAAACGATTTGAGCTCACTTGGAATCTACGTGCAGTAAAAGACCTGAAACGCGTTCTCATCATGGCCTCTAAATTAGATCATTGTCTAGTTGATCTTCTCTATCGCTGGCGTATTGGCGAGCTGCCGATGATTATCTGTGGCATTGTTTCAAATCACCCGCGTGATGTTTATGCCAGCATTGATTTTGCTGATATCCCCTTCTATCACCTACCAGTAACCCCTGAAACCAAGCCTGCCCAAGAAGCAAAACTTTTGGACATCATTGCCGAATCGAAAGTGGATATGGTGATTTTGGCGCGCTATATGCAAATTCTCTCAGATGACTTGTCTACTAAGTTATCAGGCCGCTGTATTAACGTACACCACTCTTTCTTGCCTAGCTTTAAAGGGGCTAAGCCATACCATCAGGCGCACGCGCGCGGTATTAAGCTGATTGGCGCAACTGCGCACTTTGTTACAAGCGATTTGGATGAAGGTCCAATTATTGAGCAAGATGTCACTCGCGTTACTCACGGCGATACCCCAGAGGACCTCGTACGTAAGGGCCGCGATTTAGAGCGCACCGTTCTTTCACGCGCTCTGCGCTACTACTTGCACGACCGCGTCTTAATCAATGGCGCTACCTCAGTCGTATTCTCTGATTAA